In Ananas comosus cultivar F153 linkage group 14, ASM154086v1, whole genome shotgun sequence, the genomic stretch CTCCTCATTTCAGTACTAGCTGAATGTATCATTTCGATTTTAATCCTTTTGGATGTTGTTCAGCTGGAAGATGGTGTTGAGTTTTCCTTCACCGATAAGAGACGTCTCGCAAAAGTTCGCTTGCTTGAAGATGTATATACTTTTTATTCTCTAATTCCTtgcagttcttttttttttttttttacagccTGAATCTGTGCCTCCAATTTCTGAGCTGGGTCCAGATGCCCTGTTCGAGCCTATGCCGGTCGATGAGTTTGCGAATGCCCTAAGAAAAAAGAAGATCGCGATAAAGGCTTTGTTACTTGATCAGGTTACAAATGTGTGgtgctttattttatttatttatttatttattttctgatcCGAGAAAACCCATTCCTTCGTAAGCTATTATTAATACCTACTAAATCTTCTTTTTTGAGTATCGAATTGTTTGCTTGATGCTTATAGTGTCGGGTCCTCTAACATCTTAGTGCATTGTTGTGTAGAGGTTGCTTCTCCATGTGCTTAGCATTGTAAAACTGCATAGTGTGTGAAACTATAGGCCATTGCCAGCGTATATTTTTGCGCAAATTTGGTGCTTGATTTAGCTAGCTCTTCCTACAACCATTTGGATGCAGTGTGGGAATAAGTTATTGCTATATCATTGTCTTATTGTTTAAGAATATTGTATGGGGCGCCATAGGAACTTGAAAGTTGTTGACCCCCTCCAGTTGTTTAGATAAGTGTGCTACTTGCTTCATCTTGCCAAAGACGTCTTTGCGTCGAATATAACTAGTAGTTTTACTGATACATCAATTTTATCATGCAGAGCTTTATATCTGGTATTGGTAACTGGATCGCGGATGAGGTGCTCTATCAGGTTAGTTTTATTTCATTTCTGTAAGAAATATAGTGCTTCGAATAGGAGATTGTATTTTCCTGCGCTGCTTTATtcacatcttttctttttctggatCTTaacattttcagccattcatcaGTAGGTTTGGCTTTCACTCTTTTACCACCAATTCACTGCAAAAGTTGGGGCATAGTAGTTAATATTGATTAAAACCTATTTCTTGCTgcatatttgtaaatttttttaagtaagTTATATGACAGATATCTGTTAAAGGATTCTCTTTTCTCATTTgtgcaattttttgtttttaggcaAGGATTCATCCCATGCAAATTGCTGCAAACCTATCGAAAGAGAGCTGTGAGACTCTCCATCGATGCATCAAAGAGGTCAGTGATTCGGTGCTAAAGTTTGTTCCGAAGGcaataaaaatcaatttcactaaaaaatattacaagATAAAATCTTTAGATTACGGAATATGCAGTATGTTTCATGCTTACAAAagatgttttaaaaaattaataggcTGTTTCATCTTCAAGAGTCTAGAAAATTAGTTAATACACCCTactgttaattaaaatttttttgcaggTTATTGAAAAGGCCCTTGAAGTCGGTGCAGACAGTAGCCAGTTTCCAGAACATTGGATTTATCATTCTCGTGATAAGAAACCTGGCAAGGCATTTGTGGAAGGTTcgacttttttaactttttatggTCGTcttatttgagttattttctCTTTATCACAACAAGAGCTGCAAGATTTTATTTAGAGGTGAAAAGAAGTTATATTTATGGCAGATTTCTACACGTCTGGGATTTTTTGAACTTCCGCCAGATTTTACTTCATTAAAGCCGATCCTTTCTTTCGTGTTTTATGCGAAAGTACCAACACAAATAACATTTAAGTATTCATGTATTCAATCAGGAGGTAACCAACATTAGGGgtaataatttagttattttagggATTTATTGAAGTCAAAATACTAGAGCACAATAGAACAGTTCTGATTCTGAGATCTGTAAGTGGGATGCAGAAATGAAATGCTGAcgaagtaaattttttttgttctctatctctctcatccatgaaaattattaaatttggcgAACCTTTTTACTCCTTGCAGGAAAGAGAGTCGAATTCATCACTGCAGGTGGCAGAGTAAGTCCATAATCTGAtagtctctcttttttttgttgcttgTTGCTCCTAACTTATATTACTTCATTTGCTCAGACCACAGCTTTCGTGCCAGAATTGCAAAAATTTGAAGGCCCCCAGTCAAACGAGATCCCGTCAACTAAATTAAAGAGAGCCAAAACTGGTAAAAAATTTCCTGGTAAGCAAGAATCAGATGACGAGGATGCAGAAGTCAATGAAAATTCAAAGCCAAAAAGCGGCCAAAAAAGTTCCAAAGGTACTAAGAAGCAGCCAAAGAAAGCAAGCGATGAcgatgaggaagaggaggaatcAGAGAAGCCGGCGAAAGGGGCGAGGGGGAAGCAAGTTAAAATGGcatcaaagaaaaaaactaaatctaatACAGAAGAGTCCGATAGTGAGGACGAGGAAGTTAATGAAAGTTCGAAGTTCGAGAGGAGAAGGAATAGCTCCAAAGGCGGTAAGAAGCCAAAGAAAACAAGTGAAAgcgatgacgatgacgatgacgagGAAGAGGAGTTAGAAAAAACTAGCAAGAGGCAGCCATTAACGAAAGGAGCCAAGTCTAACCAAGCAAGCGCTCAGCAGAGGAAGAAACAACGTAAGTAGGACACAACGCAAGTAGGACCGTGGTGGTCCTCGAAAGAGTTTTGACTTTTGAAGAAGCATGTACATATAGTATTTTGCTATCCGATTTTCTTGTTGCAGTGCTTGGAATCTCTGCTTTTAGGTTTGAATGTTAATGATACTTTTTCCATCTTGGTAGTCAGATGAGGACAAATGCTTGTAGAAACTGTCTTGATGGATCTACTGGCATGCTGAAAGGCCATTTTGCTATTTAGGCCAAACGATGTGATCTAAAAGATTGTGACCTTTTTTAACCCCTTTGCAGATTGTTGTTTGGCAGTTTAagacaaaatctctcactctcaacTATGATTCAACTTATCTTCGTCGTGACTGTGACTACATGTGGCTAGATGAATCCATGCTTTCTTTAGAGAAAGACAAAGTTAATTCACACTTTCTTACGGAAAGAGAGATCATTTTCAACACTTCCAAGTTATAccataataaaaattatgaaaaaataatggTCCAAATTGTTGGACCAATATCTTCTTCCACGTTAAACCGCGCTTGCGCAATTGGTCGATTGTGTATAATTAGATTGAAAAGATAGTAAGAAATTGACTTGCTCCAATGATCAGACCTTAGCAGAGGATAAGAATCTATACATACAAAGCAAGCAAGAGTAGGatttacatatgtacatataggAGCCTATAAATACAAGGATTATCGATATATTTTGCTGTACAACAGGATAAACCATAACAGAGGCATTTTTCATTCTCATCTCATCATATGGAGACGAAACTGTGGGAGAACCTTTCTAGTTGAGACCTCAGCAGGCTAACAAAGGAGAAGCCGTAACCATCACCGCCCTCCGAGCTATACTTGTGCGGCAACGCTTGTTCGTTCCTCACCTGGAATGCGAAAGGCTCCAACTCTCTCTTTATTGATTCTATGATTCCCATGTCAACTTTGTTTCCGGAGATATCCCGGACGTACAAGACGCTCCTCGTCTTCTCTCCGCGGGTCGCGATGTCCGCGTGAGCTACGGTGAGCCCGTTCTCTCGGAGGACCCGCGTGATGTAAGAGAGCAGTCCTGCTGTGTTTTCTGTGCATAGCTCTATCCGGACCCCCTGCTAGAAAAATAGATACaatgaaagagaaagaaagaacgAAAACTACTTACATCGGACGCCCCAAACTACCGCACTTTTTGAAATTGGTTTAAACTTTCATAACCATAATATGTGAAAGTGCGGTAGCACGACAGTTTGGGAGAAATCTGGTGCACATGTCCCTTAGCAGTATTCATAAGTTTATGAACTATAATCGAAAGAACAACAATAAATTTCACAGCGATATCCTCACCTCGCAAATCCTACGCTCAATTGCCGCCTCCAGGCATTTGACAACTAGTTGCTTCTCACCCGCGGAGTCCAACATGCGCCCATCTTTGTGCCGAATGTAGTACTCCTAGAAGATTCAATTTCCAAGGTAAGTTCTTATAGCTTATAAGGTTAATGATACCATCATCAGACGCTCCCAATTGTATTGAGCCCTTTCTATCCATctataaaagacttaaattgaGAAGAGGTTTACAGCAGGCAATGAAATCAATTGATGGATAAGCACATACCTGAGAAGCAAAAGGTCCATGAGAAGTACTCGAAGCATGGAAGACAATGTACTGCATATCTGTGAGCGTACACACGGTGTCAAACATTAGCTTCGGTCGGTCCACGCAGTCCACGTTCACAACGGAGTATCTTTTCTCATTGCATCGGTCAATTGACACGACCGTCCTCCTCCCCTCTCCGTCGCCGTTGATCTCCATCGATGAAAATGTACTAGCGGTCGTGGGCCTTGGTGGCCCATCAAAGTCGCGGTTAGCTAGCATCAGCTGGTGCAACCGCCGCTCGGTGTGACTCATCGAGCTGTCGCACCCGAGAAAATGCGCCCTCACGCCCTTATCCCGATCACAGTAAGCTGTGGCAGGTCGGAGGACGGTGGAGAGGTGGTCTTCGATAGTGGCCAGTCGATCAGGGTCATTGATCACAGTCGAGGTAGATTCGTCGGAGATGTAAGCTACACACGCTAGGCAATCGTTATGGCTCCACGCGTGGGCTTCAACAACGTTGCACCTCTGCTCGGCAAGAACTGCGGATATCTCCGAGAAGAGCCCCGGTCTGTTAGGACCAATCATCTCGATGACCGTGCACTCGCTAGCCGTTTCAGATTTGGTGGCAATGCCTTTCGATATTCGCACTTCGGAGTTCTTACGATCTCTTCTTGCACCTATGGCCTACAAAATTACAGAGAATTCATGCACTATTATCAAATCCTAAAGCGCAGCTCCCGTTGAAACAGCAGTAAAACCTGTTTAACTTGAAATTGGCAAGAAGATAACATATTAGACATGCTTATACACGTAATTTGTCTTATCGTAGAGAAACAAAGGCGCACCTCTTTTATGTAGCCGATAATCTTCCTATCGTATATCTTACTACCTCGCTGATCTTTCACATGGAAAACTGCATCAAGGAGAACAACTTAAATCACATAATAACTTAGGTTGTAGACTAACAGAGCATGATCTAACCCCCATTATATGAATTTGATACAAACCGAGTAAATTCAAGTACAAATTTCATCACATCTGTTTCTAGAATTAGCGCTAGCGCGTGTAACTTCAAGAAAAGGCATACCATCCATGAACCATCCTGCATCAGAAGATATATAGCTTTTGTTGATGAAAAGATCGACGTCGGCCAAAACTTCCAGGACTTCAAGTAGGAGGCCTTGTTTGTTGAGACTATTCACCTGAAACAAAACAAGATCGGCCTACTCAACCGATTGCATAATCGACTTCATACAACTGAGGTGAAACACAAAGTTCTTACCTTAACAACAGTGCATCTCTCGCAAGACTCATTGTCAACATAAACCCTGCAAAAAATAGTTCCAGATTCAGCATCTCTTCCCCGCATAAATTATGCGTCTAGAGCATCATTTTCGCAGATTGGAAATAAGCGACGAACCTCGGGCCGTATATCTTCTCATTAAGATTGTCAAATTCAGGATCAAAGTAAGGGCAGCAAACTTCCATTCTtctaccaaaaaagaaaaaaaaaaatccttatgAATTCAGggatttaatttatatgatgCCGCAAAACAATACatgtaaacaaaaataatatgtaaACGAAGCAAAATACTGTTCCCCAAATTCACAGACCCTCAAAGGAGTTTGTTTAATCATCAGGAACAACTCCCCTGTTTGGATGCTTGCAAATTCGTGATTCCTATTGATTTCGATGAGCATAAGCAATTCCTTTTCGATGCGGCGATCAcataaaatcacaaattttataCTTCAAAAGCTAAATATAATAACTGATTCTTACTCACCaagtaacccaaaaaaaaaaaattcattcagAAACATCATTTTTGTTTCTTAAAAAATCGAAACCACATCAAAATTATACCAGCTTAATGCGATTCAAGCCTAATTCACtgcggaggaaaaaaaaaaaaaaaaaaccccataCCTCTTGTTCTAGGAGAGGAGATTGAAACATTGGATCaattgagagggagagagcgagaAAGATGGagatttatttgattaattacGTAGCAACcattttattgtaattattattttaaattagaagaggaggaggaggtggcggatGCGGCGATGTGCGGGGGTTTGGGAAATGCGATTTAAAATTGGGACCGTCGAATTGTATTACTACGAAGACGACGTGTGTGTATTTGACTCGGGGAGCAGGCACGAGAAGGGGCTCTCGTCCCCGCATCGTCTCTTCCCCACACGTGTGAGGACGAGGCGATTCTGAAAATTTAGATACGTTGTTTGTCTCAGCCTCGGATAAGGACCCGAGGCATAGAGTCCTTACAAAACAAGCCAACTAATAATACACAcaaagtaggaaaaaaaaaaaaattctaaaatggaTAAGTCATATTACTAACGTAGCGCCATCCAAATTATTAAAATTccgaattattttttaatagttattaaaaattttatttttcttattcaaaaaataatatgtgATTAGCTGGTAATATATGACATGATGTGATTGATacatagtaaaattttttgtagAGTAGAATTCTAattattcaaaatcaaaatccatTCGATTTATTTATACAGATTTAAGTGTTCATTCTAATCTAACtagaatttaattataaatctaactaaatctcAACAAAAACAGTAGACTgttgagaataataataataataatattattatattattattattatttattatttcaaaatatatttgcCCTTTCATAAGGAGGTGGAGAACATCAGCGTGCAGCCCCAAGCCTAAACACGTGAAGGCAGAGAGCACTTCACGTGAGGGTCGTGACTTCCGCTTTgagaattttttctcttttcaagtaaaaattgaatcttttcctccctctctcttccccccccctttttttttttttcttccaagtTCGCTTTGTTAAACAGAAAGCTAATTTTATTGAAATGTATGTAATCTCTGTTTTATTTAAGTtcaaaaaatacataaaaagtttttttttttttttttttttttttttacagtttttGTATAAAGTTCTTAGTGTTTGTTGCTTATTTTTGTTAAGCCTTTGTCACCAAAAATATATCGATCACATAATATATCATACTAGCCAAATCCTGATTTTGGTACTTATGAGATGATTCTATACACTTGTTGCATGTAATATTAATCTCTGCCACAGGCATAAgatgtcgtcgtcgtcgtcatcgtcgccgtcttcttcttctgttgCATCTACAGATGCTTCGGCTTCGGCTATAAGCTCAATTTCAACTAGCACAAGCACAATATCCCCTAATGAGTTAGCAGAGATTCATAAATATTTGGAGACAGTAAATGGCCCTGCTGTAAAAACCATTATAGTAAGATTATTGATTATCGACGTATAAATAATTCAAACTTTTCCTGTGATGAATCAGTTTAAATAGATTCGATTAAATCAATCAAAATTATATCAGctaataatactaatatattttGTAACGTGTTACTTTCTTTACCAACTATGGTAGAAAATACCAGAGCCGCCGAAAATTCAGATAAGACTTCCCTTGGGGTGCAAAAGTGTGGTACCACAGAGCCTCACAGCAGACATTCCGGAGGGAACGGTGCCGAGGCGAAGGGTCACGCTGGAGGACGTCCTGCGAGCCGGATCTTTGGCTAAGTTTGGCAAGAAGTCACCCTGTTCGGCTCTCCAATTTCGAAGAAGTATTCGCAGTCTTTCAGAAGCAAAAATAGAATAGTCTATCATAAGTATTTGATCATACTTTTTATCTATCATAAGTATTTGATCATACTTTTTAtctatcaaatatataaatttattaaataaattaaaagaatatattgaACAAGATATTATAAATTCAAACAGGATGTATATGTCGGTGGCCAGCGTCAGTGTCGTATTAGGTTTTGAGTTCAAAATAGTTGGGGCAACGTACCTGCCACCCAACTTCAATACTGCTGAGATCGCCGTTGCCGTACGATCCTGCCACAAGCCAGATCTGCGTGAGGCTGAACTCAGTAGAAATGCCACGGCTCCGTGCCATGGCTTGCGATATATCATCGGCCCATCTTGTAGCATTGTTTCCCCTTTTCCGTTCTGTAGCTTCCCGCGCCTTTGATGCGTTTCTCTAGTGAAGCTCATAAGAAAGAACAACAACAGTTGCCATACAAAGTTCCTCAAgtaagattacaaattaaagAGAACATTAAGATTGCAGTACTGAACATACGTAATATACAAATAGCTGGTGGGCAGAAATTTTCTGAATATTAAGGCTACAGAAATCTCATGCTCTTATGCGGACAGCACatgatgatattatatataacaatgGCTACAAGCGCCAAGTAACTCACATATATGTGCGTGCGCACACTTGTGCGTGTAAATTACAGAATAAGACGAAGGATGAGAGAAAGGATGGAATGAACAAACCTGAAACTTGTTCTTCCTCATCACAGGATAATCCCGGGAGTGTTTCTCTGCAGGTACAATTATGTCTCTTTGACCCTGCATAAATCAGTAAAAATTAGCTATAAATGTGAAGCCACTCGGCTTCGAACTTGGGACATCGAGAatcaattatcaaatattttgctaCTTACACAGTTACGCTAAGtcatttactcttttttttgtgattaAAATTCGCAGAAGGgttttttaaatcttaataatGATCATAGTTCTACAACTCTTTCTTGGTTGTGGGCGTAGCATTTTGTCAAAAATGTTAACAAGTGAGTCAACCGATTCAATATTATAAGTTAATAATAGACAATCTTACCTCTTCAGCTTCCTTTTAAGATACTTTCCAATCTCTTCTGAGTAGCTACGAATTTTctgaaatattataattttgcgCTAAAACATGTGAAAGTCCTCATAGAAGAAGCAAAACAATAGAAAGATCATTAAGTAAGCATAGATCATAAGTAAACATCGTAGTttaagggtttggtggttggtatccgaaatccaaattcgaatcctagttgattcatatttgtagctaagtttatttttaaatgaaataaacgaagcgggtagcgtgctacctcaGCAATTTTGTGGTGATTGTTTGGCAATATAAACATTACTTGCCCGGCCCCCAtaacccttatatatatagtgatcaACTGGAGAATTAATTAAGTAGAGAGCTGTTAGAAATTGGTTGGTGATGATCAAAGGTGTCAGGTTAAGTAGGTAGGTTCCCCACGCAATCGGTAAATTAACCCACTTTTACAATTGGATATACATTGCACAACTACGAAGTTCCTAAACTTTTTGCCAAGTTTTACTTTGGACCCTGCACTTTTAAATTCCACAGTGTAGACACTTGTCGAAATTCATTCTTTTTCAGTAATAGATATTTTTGTAGCTGATAActattctaataaatttttttcatcaacaAATAAAAATCATTGCAAATCGTTGCTAATGAATTAATGTTGCAGTAATAAATTACTAAATAGCATAATTTTCATTGTCACAAAGACACAAACTGttgcaacaaaatatattttgcaataatttaattttgaagcaatttaaattgatttaatAGAATATGAAATTTTTGTAGTGAGAGATTCTAAACTTCCTGAAATAATAAATACTACTTATAAAGCCAAAAGTGTGGGTGTACATTTTATTGTCCGATTGTTGGCGCTAataattaattccaaaagctcacACGGTTAGAAAGATACAataaattcacttaaagcgtacagtcATATCGTCCACGGATCTCGATCAGTTGTGACTCGGGCTAACTAGCCTCCCACTACTTCGAACATTACTTGCCCCAACACGACTCCCGCCATTTCGAACGTAATTCGACCCAAAAGCccattaaaaaaagataaataggtagagaatttatttgaattatggaCCATTTTTAGTTGGCTAtgtatctaatattttaaagttttgattttactatctaatgtTTCAATTTGTAAGACAGTCAACGGCATTTTGACTTTTGTCAAGTTTTGTATGTCtttaccaaaaaataataataaagattataaaaatattgGCCCTTGgataaataaaagagaatatttaaacataatatTTCGATGCACATGTAGCATTGCTCATTAGGAACCCTTCATTCCGGTACTTATTTAAGGGCAGGTTTGTTTGCTCGAAAGTgggtgaagtgaaaaaaaatcactttcaCAAAAGTGACTTTTCAGTTCGATTGTTTGATTGGctataaagtgaaaaaattaaaactataattttaaaattttgattattaaattatatataaagaggcGAAAAGATAAACAAACGACTTATACTCGCaatgtaaattaataatttatatttatattatattatattatattatatttcaaaattatattttaaaattttaaattaataaatctaagttgaatttataattaaaatttaagacataaatttaatttataatttgaatttaaaatttaagttctaactcataactaaaattaaattttaaagcaaaagttcaacataaaaattagagcatttattcaaatttgaattcataatttgaatttataatttgaatcatatattaatttactctttgatcttaaattcttgaattcaaatatgaattcacaatttaaattaatctttaaattaaaattaaaatttgagtttaaatcacaattcgaattgaatatttgaattcataattcgaattcaaattcaaactgaacctcattattaaatttaaatgtaaataaaaaatttaaatttgaatttgaatatgaacttaaaattttaaattttaaattcaaattttagtcaATAATCTGAATTTATAGTaggaacaatttgaattcaaagctTGAATTGAATTTCCTtgctaaaattaatttcattaaaatttaaaatttaaatttaaatttaaattctatcattcaaatttaaataaaaataaaacttaaaaaatataaatttaaatataaagtcgtaaatttgactttaaaaatttatgttgaattttaatttacaaataaaattcagaatgtgatcatgattttaattcaaatttaaagtgaaattcaatttttaaaataaattcaaatattaaaatcacGACTAAAGATAATCTCTTAGCTAAGCTCTCCATTTTCGGTGACTTTCGATTTTTTTGAgtcgaa encodes the following:
- the LOC109720253 gene encoding formamidopyrimidine-DNA glycosylase-like isoform X1 gives rise to the protein MPELPEVEVARRALQEHCAGRRILRCSAADDPKVIDGVSPSQLESSLAGKTVLAAARKGKNLWLRLDTPPFPSFQFGMTGAVYIKGVELSKYKRSAVSPTEEWPSKYSKLFVELEDGVEFSFTDKRRLAKVRLLEDPESVPPISELGPDALFEPMPVDEFANALRKKKIAIKALLLDQSFISGIGNWIADEVLYQARIHPMQIAANLSKESCETLHRCIKEVIEKALEVGADSSQFPEHWIYHSRDKKPGKAFVEGKRVEFITAGGRTTAFVPELQKFEGPQSNEIPSTKLKRAKTGKKFPGKQESDDEDAEVNENSKPKSGQKSSKGTKKQPKKASDDDEEEEESEKPAKGARGKQVKMASKKKTKSNTEESDSEDEEVNESSKFERRRNSSKGGKKPKKTSESDDDDDDEEEELEKTSKRQPLTKGAKSNQASAQQRKKQRK
- the LOC109720253 gene encoding formamidopyrimidine-DNA glycosylase-like isoform X2; translation: MTGAVYIKGVELSKYKRSAVSPTEEWPSKYSKLFVELEDGVEFSFTDKRRLAKVRLLEDPESVPPISELGPDALFEPMPVDEFANALRKKKIAIKALLLDQSFISGIGNWIADEVLYQARIHPMQIAANLSKESCETLHRCIKEVIEKALEVGADSSQFPEHWIYHSRDKKPGKAFVEGKRVEFITAGGRTTAFVPELQKFEGPQSNEIPSTKLKRAKTGKKFPGKQESDDEDAEVNENSKPKSGQKSSKGTKKQPKKASDDDEEEEESEKPAKGARGKQVKMASKKKTKSNTEESDSEDEEVNESSKFERRRNSSKGGKKPKKTSESDDDDDDEEEELEKTSKRQPLTKGAKSNQASAQQRKKQRK
- the LOC109719999 gene encoding ACT domain-containing protein ACR2-like, producing the protein MEVCCPYFDPEFDNLNEKIYGPRVYVDNESCERCTVVKVNSLNKQGLLLEVLEVLADVDLFINKSYISSDAGWFMDVFHVKDQRGSKIYDRKIIGYIKEAIGARRDRKNSEVRISKGIATKSETASECTVIEMIGPNRPGLFSEISAVLAEQRCNVVEAHAWSHNDCLACVAYISDESTSTVINDPDRLATIEDHLSTVLRPATAYCDRDKGVRAHFLGCDSSMSHTERRLHQLMLANRDFDGPPRPTTASTFSSMEINGDGEGRRTVVSIDRCNEKRYSVVNVDCVDRPKLMFDTVCTLTDMQYIVFHASSTSHGPFASQEYYIRHKDGRMLDSAGEKQLVVKCLEAAIERRICEGVRIELCTENTAGLLSYITRVLRENGLTVAHADIATRGEKTRSVLYVRDISGNKVDMGIIESIKRELEPFAFQVRNEQALPHKYSSEGGDGYGFSFVSLLRSQLERFSHSFVSI